Genomic segment of Apium graveolens cultivar Ventura chromosome 7, ASM990537v1, whole genome shotgun sequence:
ATTTTGGTAGGCAAATAGTGAACATAAAAAGACAGGTACTTAATTTATTGAATAAAGAATGAATTATATATGGATGCAGCTACTCATTATACATACATGTGGCATTGTCGGAGATTTTTTGTCGCTTGTGCCAAAACTAAAAGTGTAGACGGGAACACACCCGACCTCAACCTTGGTAGCATTCCCACCCCTATTCTGGTCACTATTCGACATTAAAATGATGCCAACCGAACGGCTTTCTGTAAATCTTCGGCCATTGAGCACTTGCAAAGCCATCTCAAGGCCGTCAGAGATATTTGCCCCGCCAATATCTGGAGTTATACCGTTCACCAGATTTATGATATCCTCCAGGGATTCTTGATTAATCTGTCGCAGTGCACACATCCTATTTGCAGTGCTAGACAAAGTGACGATCGATACACGGTCAATGGGGCTAAGAGTCTTGATCACCAACTCAGTTGCTTTCTTCAGAATCCGCAAACCATCTGGTTTGTTCCTGATAGAAGTGAAATCTAAGACGATGACAAGATCGAGTCCGCATCTTTCTTTGGCTCGTGCTTTGCCTATCAGCTCCACCAGCACTTTCAGTTTGCTTTCTTCCAGCGGTGTATTGGGAGGGTTGGTGATTTTGAACTTAGCTTTTCCTACTGTGAATTCGTTTTCGAGTCCTAGATAAATACATGTAGAACGTTAACTTGCTATCTTCAGTTAACCATCATCTAGATCACATATCTGATACTGTTACTATATTAATGAAGCAAGCATACATGAAGATATTGAGCTAAATATAGTTACAGTGTGCTAAAAGAAAACATGAGTTATATATATTGCAAAACAAGATAAACCTGCAGCCTTGTTTTGGCATCCAGATATTTGCTCATCGTCGCTGAACGTCGCCATACTACCGAGATAACAAGAGGAGAGACTATAATTAACTGCAGAATGTTTACTAAACTGCAACTCTTGACGGCGATTAGACCGTAAACAAACCTATGACACAAAAGTAACACATTTTGATATTCATCTtaattaattttcaaaaatttgggtttgattttcTACAAACACATATAAGATTTATTTATTTAGTCCGACTTTTTTCATTTTCAATTCTCTATAAAATTAACtacatattttaataatatttatttattatacgCTCTCATCCTTACACACACTCATCCGGGCTCATCAATTTTCTACCAGTACTAATTAATATTTGACATTAATAtttaagtctcgatatatatatttCGCAAGGgttattaataaatttaaatttataaaaatcgGAACCCTGTTTGACACGGATTATTATCAACTATTAATCATTACAAGACATCTAAGCTtagtttaaaaaaaaaaattaaccaCATTTTTTAGTATTCACTAACTTATAGTCCATGAGATGCAAGGTTTTTTAAAATTAACTTTTTTAtctttttatttataattttattttttaaattttgtaatatatatatatatatatatatatatatatatatcgttattcataacattgttgcataattatttttatttttcatagTTTGTTATAATATTGCTGTAACAAATATGTATATATCAAAAAATTACAATTAGTAATTGAATTACAACTATATATAGTATAAGATATATTCATAGTCTACCTACTATTGTATCATTATATCACATTCcgtatataattatattatgatgTTCTATCGTAATTAGTGTTTGAATAATATTAGAAGAATATAATCATTTTATATTTATGATTGTATTAAAAATATACTTCTTCTTcttttatcgtaggtaacccgcagccgctacccttcggtgCGTACCGGGTAAACCCTACGCGCTCACGTAATAGCCTGTGAACCAAGGTAATCAGATATTTTTAATTATATCAGATCAACGGTTGAGATTGTGTTGGCGTTACGGAACCAAAATTTTAGACAAGAAGTCCCATacgcttatatatatatatatatatactattatattaaagacgaaacaatAAAAGTTTGGTTAGTAGTCAGCCTGATCATCGTAATTATagtaattattaaaataaatctcTCTCATAAATAGATTCATATTCACactataattatataaataaaaatagaattgtaatatgtctaatggttttgatttaaataatataatattaaataaaattatactcCCTCTGTTTCATTTTATCTGTCGCTTGACTTTTCTGCACACATCTCACGATACATTGACCGCATAGTAAaaattatcatttttaaaattttctttttgtaaataaaagttttagttatatatttttattgagggaaagaaaattttaaaaattattattttaactatgcGGTCAAAGCACCTAGAAATGAGTGTAGAAAAGTCAAACGACTATTAAAATGAAACAAAGGGAGTACTATTGATCCAAttctaaataaaaaataaaaataaattacgtACAATTAGTTGGATTTACAGCCTCggattaaaataaattaataaatactGATAAAAATTTGAAAGTAAATTCGTTTGGTTGATATAATGTCATCatgctaaaataaaaaaaataaacgagctaaaataaaataaattgtaTATAAACTCGTTTGGCGGATATATTATCAtcagactaaaataaaattatacatattatcaattcggtctaaaacataataaaatttattctggtctaaaatgaaattaaacaaaaacaaaatttaaTTAGCTGTATTTGGTTTACATCAATATAATAAATAATACTGATTTGgctaaaaaatattttatcaaaccGGACTACAACATAATGCGTTaatcgatataatgtcatcagaacaaaataaaatatgttatctattcggcttaaaataaaataatatttaaccagaactaaaataaaattaaaaatattgaaagtTTGGTTGTTAGTCGGCCTGGTCACCGTAATTAAGTAAATTTGTTTGGCAGATATAATGTCATCcgactaaaataaaattatattgatTATCAATTTGGTCTAaaacataataatattcattccggactaataaaaaaattaaacaaaaaaaaactaaatataattagttggacTTGATTGGTGTGAGACTAAAATAAAAATTTGCTACCTCCGGATAAAACTATAATAAATACTACCAATCTagctaaaaataatattatcaaacCGGGCTACAACATAATGTGTTGGTCACTATAATGTCATAAGAATAAAACAAAATATGTTATCAATTCGActaaaaacaaaataatatttaaccagagctaaaataaaattaaaaattaaataaatgtaattagatggttgatataacgggactaaagctaaaataaaataatgtatattattgaCCTACGCTAAAACTAAAACTAAATTCAAACTAATGGTAACTTTTATATTATTGATGGCGTTAAGATAAAATTAAAGTCAACCTAATTTTTTGTTAGGTATAATGTAGGTTTATGATTGTGGGATAACTAAGATCCGACCCAAATAGCCGAAATACTAAAAGTTTGATCGTGTGGGGAATGTGGGGAATGTTTGGGTTTATATAGTTAATGGTTTTTTCATTTTCCGTAATATTCAAaactattttaataaaatgaaaacGGAGATgattccttaatcagcataattgCGTAGGACTCAATTAAATAAATACATGTTATTCATCTAGgctaaaaaaatatataattgattcatgataaatcaaaattaaaataagaaaataactatacctgataaaataaaataatatatacttttattcgggttaacataatttttttattattgatACATTAACTTTTCATCATTGATCCGGGTTTAAACAAATTAAACCAAAATAAATTTCAATATAATTAGTTAAATTTGTTCGGTACACAAAAATAAAGATAATTCGTTTACTATTGATGTGAGCTAAAAATtatcttttaattaaaacataattatctttTGTAAACACACCTATGAATCTCAACAAAATTAAATCTTACAATCAGTGAAATttctttaaaaaataaaatttccctAAATTATACACAtgcatatttaaaataattatcaaatcatattattaaaaaatttctaataaataaattttataggttaaaattttcacttcaaattaaattcaaaaaatgtataatattaaaaataatccgTGCATCATATGGGTTTTAGGTTAGTATATAATTCGCGCCTTATGTAttggaattttttaaataaataatcgCTCTAAAATATTAATCTGTTGGTGGAAGATCCCAACCGGAAATTATACCACTTAACATTCCCTGTAAATCATAATATACATTTCGTTATAATTAACAACAACAAATATATTAGACCGAATTCAGTCAATATTATA
This window contains:
- the LOC141670409 gene encoding putative E3 ubiquitin-protein ligase WAVH2 → MATFSDDEQISGCQNKAAGLENEFTVGKAKFKITNPPNTPLEESKLKVLVELIGKARAKERCGLDLVIVLDFTSIRNKPDGLRILKKATELVIKTLSPIDRVSIVTLSSTANRMCALRQINQESLEDIINLVNGITPDIGGANISDGLEMALQVLNGRRFTESRSVGIILMSNSDQNRGGNATKVEVGCVPVYTFSFGTSDKKSPTMPHVLEAIARNSNGGTFTDVRNTEELSVVFAQCFAMLLTVAVKGLKLIMSPENMSIIENVNAGDYEQSRDDSAVTVTFGDLYDNETRQVIVDLILPPVTRNRMVRTHVLQVSYLYSNKLGNKELKCPQTPFLFASTKRLGRTMQTGLLRKRTCRIIQPSQYMKIKRNRVCSSKVTTKPRSKIYYERPGFTTRDDANEQH